Proteins encoded in a region of the Paenibacillus sp. W2I17 genome:
- a CDS encoding ABC transporter permease, with protein sequence MRPLLTACSVEVYKLRRSFVLWGTLLFILFVITLFLGQPNWSSFFERTAFLYASVFGLLGFGLVTSWTFGREYSDRTLKDLLVLPVSRGKIAIAKYVAIIYWCFVMMLISFAYALILGFSIGLPGFSFAIVQHYLFLILMIGALHLLLSAPLALLACISRGYLVPISFAFTTLMLALVFGPTAIGAYLPWSVPALHLQESGVSLFPLAGISYFLVFLIGLLGLIGTVKWLQNREQ encoded by the coding sequence TTGAGACCATTGTTGACAGCCTGTAGTGTTGAAGTTTACAAATTGCGTCGGTCCTTTGTTTTATGGGGTACGCTTCTGTTTATATTGTTTGTCATCACGTTGTTCTTAGGACAGCCCAATTGGTCTTCTTTTTTTGAACGGACTGCGTTTTTGTATGCATCTGTGTTTGGGCTGCTGGGGTTTGGATTGGTAACAAGTTGGACATTTGGCCGAGAGTATTCCGATCGAACGCTCAAGGATTTGCTCGTTTTGCCTGTATCACGTGGTAAAATCGCGATTGCCAAATATGTCGCAATTATATACTGGTGTTTTGTAATGATGTTGATCAGCTTTGCTTATGCCTTAATACTTGGTTTTTCAATCGGACTTCCTGGCTTTTCGTTTGCAATTGTTCAACATTATTTGTTCTTAATACTTATGATTGGTGCTCTCCACCTATTATTAAGTGCTCCTCTTGCCCTATTGGCCTGTATATCGCGTGGCTATCTGGTACCGATCAGCTTTGCATTTACAACTTTAATGTTGGCATTGGTGTTCGGTCCTACCGCCATTGGAGCTTATCTGCCTTGGTCTGTACCTGCTTTGCATTTGCAGGAAAGCGGAGTATCTTTATTTCCCTTGGCAGGTATCAGTTATTTTCTGGTATTTTTAATCGGACTCCTAGGTCTCATTGGAACGGTTAAATGGTTACAAAACAGGGAGCAGTGA
- a CDS encoding undecaprenyl-diphosphate phosphatase codes for MTDVIKAIILGIIEGLTEFLPVSSTGHLILAGNLLNFEGDAAITFKIVIQLGAVMAVLILYWKRYVEIGSNLIKMDFSKSKGLNVIHMILAMLPALIVYLLLKDTIKSQLFGPTPVLIGLVAGGLLMIIAAQSKRTTSVDTIDMISYKQAFGIGLFQCLALWPGFSRSGSTISGGLLLGTSQKAAADFTFIISVPVMFGATLLDLYDSRDLLSLDDFYLMLIGFMTSFLVAMIAVVTFIRLIKRLRLEWFALYRFGLAALFYLIVIL; via the coding sequence ATGACTGATGTAATAAAAGCAATAATACTTGGCATAATAGAAGGCTTAACTGAATTCTTACCTGTATCGTCTACTGGACATCTTATTTTAGCAGGCAATTTACTTAACTTTGAGGGAGACGCGGCAATAACCTTTAAAATTGTTATACAGTTGGGTGCAGTGATGGCAGTTCTAATTCTTTATTGGAAAAGGTATGTGGAGATTGGGTCAAACTTAATTAAAATGGATTTTTCAAAAAGTAAAGGATTAAACGTAATACATATGATTTTGGCTATGTTACCAGCTTTAATCGTATATCTTTTACTAAAGGACACTATAAAAAGTCAATTATTCGGCCCTACACCTGTCTTAATTGGTTTAGTTGCTGGTGGTTTGTTAATGATCATCGCAGCACAGAGTAAGAGAACTACCAGCGTTGATACAATTGATATGATTAGTTACAAACAAGCTTTTGGGATTGGCTTATTCCAATGTCTAGCTTTGTGGCCAGGTTTTTCGAGATCGGGTTCGACGATTTCAGGTGGCCTTTTGCTCGGTACTAGCCAAAAAGCTGCCGCAGATTTTACGTTCATTATTTCTGTACCTGTTATGTTTGGTGCTACCTTGTTGGACTTATATGATAGCCGCGATTTACTAAGTTTAGACGATTTTTATCTAATGTTAATTGGCTTTATGACATCCTTTCTTGTGGCTATGATTGCGGTAGTAACGTTTATTAGACTGATCAAGCGACTTCGATTGGAGTGGTTTGCTCTATACCGTTTTGGATTAGCAGCCCTTTTCTATTTAATCGTCATACTGTAA
- a CDS encoding ABC transporter ATP-binding protein, translating into MEDIIRTVNLTKQYGNKVTVDRVSISVKKGEIYGFLGLNGAGKTTTIRALLGMSKPSSGEVYLFGQRWANGNPDLSRRVGYMVEVPYAYPTFTVRENLSLMARLRGLPVPRAVDEIMEQLNLTQYADSKARDLSLGNAQKLGLAKALIHKPDVLILDEPTNALDPAGIVEIRELLKALASQQGVTVFISSHILEEMSKMASRIGIIHKGVLLEELTTKDFETIRRKQLMIGTKDDRKAQAILSDSGYAVHATSNKGFALLDDHAVKHPEHIARLLAQHEVPLSMLNIEEENLEHYFLNVIGVKEEKPD; encoded by the coding sequence ATGGAAGATATTATTCGAACCGTTAACTTGACAAAGCAATACGGGAATAAAGTCACTGTAGATCGCGTTTCGATTTCCGTTAAGAAAGGAGAAATCTATGGATTCCTGGGGTTGAACGGTGCAGGGAAAACGACAACCATCCGAGCTCTTCTCGGAATGAGCAAGCCTTCTTCCGGAGAAGTGTATTTGTTTGGTCAGCGCTGGGCGAATGGAAATCCCGATTTATCAAGACGAGTAGGTTATATGGTGGAAGTTCCCTATGCCTACCCTACCTTTACGGTTAGGGAAAACTTGAGTTTGATGGCCAGATTGCGAGGATTACCGGTTCCGAGGGCAGTTGACGAAATTATGGAGCAATTGAATTTGACCCAATATGCGGATAGTAAGGCAAGAGATTTGTCACTTGGTAACGCGCAGAAACTTGGATTGGCCAAAGCGTTAATTCATAAGCCAGATGTTCTGATTCTTGATGAGCCAACCAATGCGCTTGATCCAGCCGGAATTGTCGAGATAAGGGAGCTGCTGAAAGCTCTAGCTTCTCAACAAGGGGTTACCGTATTTATATCGAGCCATATCCTTGAGGAAATGTCCAAAATGGCTTCTCGAATCGGCATTATTCACAAAGGCGTTTTGCTTGAAGAACTGACAACAAAAGACTTTGAAACCATCCGACGAAAGCAGTTGATGATCGGAACGAAGGATGATCGGAAGGCTCAAGCTATTCTTTCAGACTCCGGGTATGCGGTACATGCGACTTCGAATAAAGGCTTTGCGCTACTGGATGATCATGCCGTTAAGCATCCCGAACATATTGCGAGATTGCTTGCTCAACATGAAGTACCGCTCAGCATGCTTAACATTGAAGAAGAGAACTTGGAACATTATTTTCTCAATGTAATCGGAGTTAAGGAGGAAAAACCAGATTGA
- a CDS encoding FAD-dependent monooxygenase: MKTVQSFVDVLIVGAGPTGLTLACDLARRNVDHRIIERSALYNVASRAKAIQPRSLEVVDDLEAVRYIMDTGVVDLPVRYYTADGRNVDKPAITVAASAELETPYRDPVWIAQYDVEKALRDRYAALGGQVELGVEAVGLEQDLDGVTVTVNTPQGEEQIRARYVVGADGGKSNIRKFIQLQLVGETHDDERWYLGDVRLEGLDRDHIHIWTSSEGMVGVTPLPKSDIWQLQATIPADIEEPEQPSLVAYQAMVDRRAGAGLVRLTDASWLSIYRVNVRMVECYRNGRVFLAGDAAHVHSPAGGQGMNTGMQDAYNLGWKLATVIRGADTALLDTYDEERRPVAQAVLEDSSKKMDGIIGTATEGGGLSQSLSTISDDLTSGLLISYRSSSLTRPSARTNVTRSLPGDRAPNAEGLQGTDFAGSVFDLLRGPHWTLLAFVNRTDHLSLENFTYDELHVHCILPSHVERVEGIIDAAGNAYRIYDVTSNEFVLIRPDGYIALRASINDTATISNYLNSIYRAN; the protein is encoded by the coding sequence ATGAAAACCGTGCAGTCTTTTGTTGATGTTCTCATTGTCGGGGCCGGACCAACAGGGCTTACACTTGCCTGTGACCTTGCCCGTCGAAACGTCGACCATCGTATTATTGAACGAAGCGCCTTATATAACGTAGCGTCTCGTGCCAAAGCAATCCAGCCCCGCTCGCTTGAGGTTGTTGATGATTTGGAGGCCGTTCGTTACATTATGGACACAGGTGTTGTGGACTTGCCTGTTCGTTACTATACCGCAGATGGCAGGAATGTGGACAAGCCGGCTATTACCGTTGCAGCCAGTGCCGAACTGGAGACACCCTATCGTGATCCGGTCTGGATTGCTCAGTATGATGTGGAAAAAGCATTGCGCGACCGCTATGCGGCGCTTGGCGGTCAAGTCGAGTTGGGCGTGGAAGCTGTAGGGCTTGAACAGGATTTGGATGGTGTGACGGTAACCGTGAATACACCGCAAGGAGAAGAGCAAATTCGCGCTCGTTATGTCGTCGGCGCTGACGGGGGCAAAAGCAATATCCGCAAGTTTATTCAGTTGCAGCTGGTTGGAGAAACACACGATGATGAGCGATGGTATCTTGGCGATGTAAGATTGGAAGGGTTAGATCGTGACCATATCCATATCTGGACATCTTCGGAGGGGATGGTCGGGGTGACACCGCTACCGAAATCCGATATTTGGCAGCTGCAGGCTACTATTCCGGCAGACATTGAAGAACCAGAGCAGCCATCGCTAGTGGCGTATCAAGCCATGGTTGACCGCCGGGCCGGGGCAGGACTTGTTCGGCTCACGGATGCTTCCTGGCTTTCCATCTACCGGGTCAACGTCCGTATGGTTGAATGCTACCGCAATGGCCGGGTCTTCCTTGCCGGCGATGCTGCTCATGTTCATTCGCCGGCCGGCGGTCAAGGCATGAATACGGGGATGCAGGACGCGTACAATCTCGGCTGGAAGCTGGCAACTGTCATACGCGGAGCAGACACCGCCTTGCTCGACACGTACGATGAGGAGCGCCGCCCAGTGGCTCAAGCCGTGCTTGAGGACAGCTCGAAGAAAATGGATGGGATCATAGGAACGGCGACTGAAGGCGGAGGGTTGTCCCAATCTTTGAGCACCATATCCGACGATCTGACGAGTGGGCTACTCATTTCCTATCGGTCAAGTTCTCTTACCCGCCCGTCTGCTCGAACGAATGTTACCCGTTCATTGCCCGGGGATCGTGCTCCTAATGCCGAGGGTCTGCAAGGTACAGATTTTGCAGGAAGTGTATTTGACCTGTTGCGTGGTCCACACTGGACTCTTTTGGCTTTTGTAAACCGCACAGATCATCTTTCTTTGGAGAACTTCACCTACGACGAACTTCATGTGCATTGCATCCTTCCATCGCATGTGGAAAGAGTGGAAGGCATAATAGACGCAGCAGGGAATGCCTATCGAATTTACGATGTAACAAGTAATGAATTCGTATTGATTCGTCCCGACGGTTACATCGCACTGCGGGCCTCCATTAATGATACCGCAACGATTTCGAATTACTTGAATTCCATTTATCGTGCAAACTGA
- a CDS encoding glycoside hydrolase family 43 protein, which produces MKTFRNPVLPGFHPDPSAIRVGEDYYLVTSSFEYFPGVPLFHSKDLVHWQQLGHVLDRASQLNLDGIMPSRGIWAPTIRYYNGTFYMITTFVDNEKKEHNFYVTTTDPSGDWSDPVWLDDAPGIDPSLFFDEDGRTYYTGNRIPPAGQDYPKHMDIWLQEIDLKQGRLVGEKMSIWQGALKVAHAQEGPHIYRKDDWYYLLIAEGGTGHTHAVTIARSRNITGPFEGHRANPILTHRHLGRDYPIVNVGHAELIETQQGDWWLFCLASRTAGGYYRNLGRETFLTPVRWEEEWPVVSPGVGRLELETISPDLPEMKWPNTPVREDFDKDRLSPEWNFLRTPRGEFWSLTQRPGHLRLRLKSDQLTDSGNPAFVGRRQQHLCFYAATQLEFQPQHEGEAAGLTLFHNADHHFRFELTLKQGEPVIQLVKREDGEERLLGSIPWNTSIIQLKVEAQQQQYSFYYRLTDVEEWEVLVENADGRLLSTDRAEGFTGTYIGMYASTQVDLNSVDSVDQLHYDIKNSPFVDFDWFDYKGVGN; this is translated from the coding sequence GTGAAAACATTTCGCAACCCTGTGTTGCCGGGATTTCATCCAGACCCGTCGGCCATTCGTGTAGGAGAAGATTATTATCTCGTTACGTCCAGTTTTGAATATTTTCCGGGCGTACCATTATTCCATAGTAAAGATCTGGTTCATTGGCAGCAACTAGGCCATGTTCTTGATCGTGCTTCACAGCTTAATTTGGATGGGATTATGCCTTCTCGGGGCATATGGGCTCCAACGATTCGTTATTATAACGGCACATTCTATATGATTACTACATTTGTTGATAATGAAAAGAAAGAACATAACTTCTATGTAACCACTACCGATCCGTCAGGTGACTGGTCTGATCCGGTATGGCTGGATGATGCGCCAGGTATTGATCCGTCGCTTTTCTTTGACGAAGACGGGCGAACCTATTACACCGGGAATCGAATCCCACCAGCAGGACAGGACTATCCCAAACATATGGATATCTGGCTCCAGGAAATTGATTTGAAGCAGGGCAGGCTTGTTGGTGAAAAAATGAGCATATGGCAGGGGGCGCTCAAAGTTGCACATGCTCAGGAAGGACCTCATATCTATAGAAAAGATGACTGGTATTACCTGTTAATTGCAGAAGGAGGAACCGGCCATACACATGCGGTAACGATTGCACGAAGCCGCAACATCACAGGTCCCTTTGAAGGTCACCGAGCCAATCCAATTCTCACACATCGGCATCTCGGTAGAGATTATCCAATCGTGAATGTAGGCCATGCCGAACTAATTGAGACCCAGCAAGGCGACTGGTGGTTGTTTTGCCTTGCATCCAGAACGGCTGGAGGATATTACCGGAACCTGGGTCGGGAAACATTCCTGACTCCTGTTCGATGGGAAGAGGAGTGGCCGGTTGTCAGTCCGGGTGTTGGCAGACTGGAACTGGAAACAATATCGCCAGACTTGCCTGAAATGAAGTGGCCAAATACACCTGTTAGAGAGGATTTCGACAAGGACCGTCTGTCTCCAGAGTGGAATTTCCTGCGAACTCCGCGCGGCGAGTTCTGGAGCTTAACTCAGCGACCGGGACATTTGCGATTAAGATTGAAAAGCGACCAACTGACGGATTCAGGAAACCCGGCATTTGTGGGACGCCGTCAACAACATTTGTGCTTTTACGCAGCAACACAACTGGAATTCCAACCGCAACATGAAGGAGAAGCAGCCGGACTTACTCTTTTTCATAACGCGGATCACCATTTTCGATTTGAGTTAACACTAAAACAAGGAGAGCCTGTCATTCAACTTGTGAAGCGCGAAGATGGTGAGGAAAGACTGCTGGGTTCAATACCTTGGAACACCAGTATCATCCAGTTAAAAGTGGAGGCGCAACAACAGCAATACAGTTTTTATTATCGTTTAACTGATGTTGAGGAATGGGAAGTGTTAGTCGAAAATGCCGATGGTCGGTTGCTCAGTACGGATCGTGCTGAGGGATTTACGGGAACATACATCGGCATGTATGCAAGCACACAAGTCGATTTAAACTCAGTAGACAGTGTTGATCAATTACACTACGATATCAAAAATTCTCCTTTTGTTGATTTTGATTGGTTTGATTACAAAGGGGTTGGAAATTAA
- a CDS encoding PadR family transcriptional regulator has translation MKHKLLPLSETMHYILLALREPLHGYAVMQKIEETSNGTVILAAGTLYGAIENLNKHGWIEPVGESGRRKVYMITAEGRTILKMEQNRLMHILSLYEGSGLNEEI, from the coding sequence ATGAAACATAAATTATTACCGTTGTCTGAAACTATGCATTATATTCTATTAGCATTGCGTGAACCGCTCCATGGTTATGCCGTCATGCAGAAGATAGAAGAGACAAGCAACGGTACAGTTATTTTAGCAGCGGGTACGTTATATGGTGCGATTGAAAATTTAAATAAGCATGGTTGGATAGAACCTGTCGGAGAATCAGGTCGAAGGAAAGTTTATATGATAACTGCAGAAGGAAGGACCATTTTGAAAATGGAACAAAACAGATTAATGCATATTTTATCCCTGTACGAAGGAAGTGGATTGAATGAAGAAATTTAA
- a CDS encoding TetR/AcrR family transcriptional regulator, with protein sequence MDNTENKKIRKGSSDKRAKIIAAARDLFLSDGFDRSSVDAVAAKAGVSKRTVYDYYGDKQNLLLAVVEETSEAVLDMIKKGISDYLWEFEGLEQALILFCEQFVASANGSSDYSALIRLVTMEAANLPGSFLEKLDNATEEGIIRRFTEFGQTGLLDVPDPVMATKHFAALTFLLVFDQPIKAGNLEEEQTKRIISEGVRVFLCAYGKRTV encoded by the coding sequence ATGGATAATACGGAAAACAAAAAAATCCGCAAAGGCTCTTCAGACAAACGAGCCAAAATTATTGCGGCAGCACGAGACCTGTTTCTTTCAGATGGGTTTGATCGTTCCAGCGTCGATGCAGTCGCAGCTAAAGCGGGAGTTTCCAAACGGACCGTTTATGATTATTATGGCGACAAACAGAACTTGCTGCTTGCTGTTGTGGAAGAAACCAGTGAGGCGGTTCTGGACATGATCAAGAAAGGGATATCAGACTACCTCTGGGAATTCGAGGGTCTGGAGCAGGCGCTCATCTTATTCTGCGAACAATTCGTAGCTTCTGCGAACGGTTCGTCCGATTACAGCGCTTTGATCCGTCTGGTTACAATGGAAGCGGCCAACTTGCCAGGCTCATTTTTAGAAAAGCTGGATAACGCAACGGAAGAGGGGATTATCAGGAGGTTTACCGAGTTTGGACAAACCGGACTGCTCGATGTGCCAGATCCTGTAATGGCTACAAAGCACTTCGCTGCCTTAACGTTTTTGTTGGTATTTGATCAACCGATAAAAGCAGGCAATTTGGAGGAGGAACAAACCAAACGCATCATCTCAGAAGGCGTACGCGTCTTTCTTTGCGCTTATGGAAAACGCACTGTTTAA
- a CDS encoding DUF2812 domain-containing protein gives MKKFKMFFDIEKEEQWLNDQSKKGYRCTKISGLGIYTFEKTDKRYVTRLDYQDYLSKKKFKDYKEIYEDFGWTYIDGPLLGGIRYWQKEDDDQNEIFSDRQSKSNYYKRVMGYSSSLGILLLTFCYMLYKDSGIFLAEGLWSMEGALFWKAILFETPFALLRSLPAIMVVFYGSSYYKAYRKYSMLQGI, from the coding sequence ATGAAGAAATTTAAGATGTTTTTTGATATTGAAAAAGAGGAGCAATGGCTGAACGATCAATCAAAAAAAGGCTATCGCTGTACAAAAATTAGTGGATTAGGAATATACACTTTCGAAAAAACAGACAAGAGATATGTGACGCGACTGGATTATCAAGATTATTTATCAAAGAAAAAGTTCAAAGATTACAAAGAGATATATGAAGACTTTGGTTGGACATATATCGATGGTCCCTTGCTAGGGGGGATTCGATACTGGCAAAAAGAAGATGACGACCAGAATGAAATTTTCTCGGATCGTCAATCGAAGAGTAATTATTATAAAAGAGTGATGGGTTATTCATCTAGTTTAGGTATACTGTTACTGACTTTTTGTTATATGCTTTACAAGGATTCTGGTATATTTTTAGCTGAAGGTCTTTGGAGTATGGAAGGTGCACTATTTTGGAAAGCAATTTTATTTGAAACACCATTTGCTCTTTTAAGGTCGCTTCCCGCTATTATGGTTGTTTTCTATGGTAGTAGTTATTATAAAGCTTATCGAAAGTATTCAATGTTACAAGGAATATAA